A portion of the Microbacterium hominis genome contains these proteins:
- a CDS encoding glycoside hydrolase family 3 C-terminal domain-containing protein, with protein MNIAASDLTLEQKSHLVSGVGPWYTFGIPELDVEPVILSDGPHGLRYQGEGGENFGLTESAKSTCFPPAVAIGSSWDPSVAERVATAIGQEARALGVNIVLGPGVNIKRSPLCGRNFEYLSEDPLLSGVLGAAYVEAIQAEGVGCSVKHFAANNQEHDRMRVSSDVDERTLREIYFPAFERIVKEARPATLMCSYNRINGVFASENRWLLTDVLRGEWGFDGAVMSDWGAVHDNAAALSAGLDLEMPGTDGRTPPLIADAVRNGTLDEADLDVSVERILGLQAWRAEPSHAEIDVDAHHRLAREVAAECAVLLKNDGTLPLSATTKLAVIGEFARTPRFQGGGSSHVAVTRSESFLDALPELTDLDVAFAPGFDLDGSGDESALRDAAVELASDAEVAVIFAGLGESDESEGFDRTSIELPRAQVDLIRAVAAVAPRTVVVLSNGGVVSVEGWHDDVAAILEGFLLGQASGGAIADVVFGVVNPSGRLAETIPRRLADHPSTQNFPGERGHVVYGERLLVGYRALTTLDTPARYPFGHGLSYTTFELSDFTVEVTGADSAVAGVKVTNTGPREGAHVVQIYVDATSNGDIQRPARELRAFEKVTLGPGESTVVSLPLDRRAFAFWDIDESDWVVEAGSYIVQLGRDSETIVAEQPISLTGDGIVRELTLWSTLEEWLTHPVVGPVMLDEIDSDRLRYVAQPHILRGIGTLPMRKIADSLRDTVAPETFDALMARTRRDEVVAP; from the coding sequence ATGAACATCGCGGCATCCGATCTCACTCTCGAGCAGAAGTCCCACCTCGTCTCGGGCGTCGGACCTTGGTACACCTTCGGCATCCCGGAACTCGACGTCGAACCGGTGATCCTGTCCGACGGTCCGCATGGGCTGCGCTATCAGGGCGAGGGTGGCGAGAACTTCGGCCTCACCGAGAGCGCGAAATCGACGTGCTTCCCGCCTGCGGTGGCCATCGGATCCAGTTGGGATCCGTCGGTTGCCGAGCGGGTCGCGACCGCGATCGGTCAGGAGGCGCGCGCGCTCGGGGTCAACATCGTCCTCGGGCCCGGGGTGAACATCAAGCGATCGCCCTTGTGCGGCCGCAACTTCGAGTACCTCTCGGAGGACCCGCTCCTGTCCGGGGTTCTCGGTGCCGCCTACGTCGAGGCGATCCAAGCGGAGGGCGTGGGATGCTCCGTGAAGCACTTCGCCGCGAACAATCAGGAGCACGACCGCATGCGGGTCAGCTCCGACGTCGACGAGCGCACTCTGCGCGAGATCTACTTCCCCGCCTTCGAGCGCATCGTGAAGGAGGCGCGTCCCGCGACCCTGATGTGCTCGTACAACCGCATCAACGGCGTGTTCGCGTCGGAGAACCGCTGGCTGCTCACCGACGTCCTTCGTGGTGAGTGGGGCTTCGACGGTGCCGTGATGTCGGACTGGGGAGCGGTGCACGACAACGCGGCGGCGCTGTCGGCGGGCCTTGATCTCGAGATGCCGGGAACGGACGGTCGCACCCCGCCGCTGATCGCCGATGCCGTGCGCAACGGGACTCTTGACGAAGCGGATCTGGATGTCTCGGTGGAGCGCATCCTCGGGCTCCAGGCGTGGCGCGCCGAACCTTCACACGCCGAGATCGACGTGGATGCCCACCACCGGCTCGCGCGTGAAGTGGCGGCAGAGTGCGCCGTGCTGTTGAAGAACGACGGCACGCTTCCCTTGTCGGCCACGACGAAGCTCGCCGTCATCGGCGAGTTCGCGCGCACCCCGCGCTTCCAGGGCGGTGGCAGCTCGCACGTGGCCGTGACGCGCTCCGAGTCCTTCCTCGACGCCCTGCCCGAGCTCACTGACCTGGACGTCGCATTCGCACCCGGGTTCGACCTGGACGGCAGCGGAGACGAGAGCGCGCTGCGGGATGCCGCTGTCGAGCTCGCCTCGGATGCCGAGGTCGCGGTCATCTTCGCCGGGCTGGGCGAGAGCGACGAATCGGAGGGCTTCGATCGCACCAGCATCGAGCTTCCCCGCGCACAGGTGGACCTCATCCGCGCCGTCGCCGCGGTGGCCCCGCGCACCGTCGTCGTGCTCTCCAACGGGGGAGTGGTCTCCGTCGAAGGATGGCATGACGATGTGGCAGCCATCCTCGAGGGCTTCCTCCTCGGCCAGGCCAGCGGCGGGGCGATCGCCGACGTGGTGTTCGGCGTGGTCAACCCCTCGGGTCGACTTGCGGAGACGATTCCCCGCCGTCTCGCGGACCACCCGAGCACGCAGAACTTCCCCGGCGAGCGCGGTCACGTCGTCTATGGCGAGCGGCTGCTGGTGGGATACCGCGCCCTCACGACCCTTGACACGCCGGCACGGTATCCGTTCGGACACGGACTGAGCTACACGACCTTCGAGCTCAGCGACTTCACCGTGGAGGTCACGGGCGCCGACTCGGCTGTCGCCGGCGTGAAGGTCACTAACACCGGCCCGCGAGAGGGTGCGCACGTCGTGCAGATCTACGTCGATGCCACCTCCAACGGTGACATCCAGCGGCCTGCGCGAGAGCTGCGCGCGTTCGAGAAGGTGACCCTGGGACCCGGTGAATCGACGGTCGTCTCGCTGCCGCTGGACCGCCGCGCGTTCGCATTCTGGGACATCGACGAATCGGACTGGGTGGTGGAGGCCGGCTCATACATCGTGCAGCTCGGCCGCGACAGTGAGACGATCGTCGCGGAGCAGCCCATCTCGCTGACGGGAGACGGCATCGTCCGCGAACTCACGCTGTGGTCGACGCTGGAAGAGTGGCTCACTCATCCTGTGGTCGGTCCGGTGATGCTGGACGAGATCGATTCGGACCGGCTCCGGTACGTGGCGCAGCCCCACATCCTCCGCGGCATCGGAACGCTTCCGATGCGCAAGATCGCCGACAGTCTGCGCGACACCGTCGCTCCGGAGACGTTCGACGCACTCATGGCTCGCACCCGCCGCGACGAGGTCGTTGCGCCCTGA
- a CDS encoding alpha/beta hydrolase, producing the protein MIEDDPAAESIPVWNSHPGGDYGVRAAETRTTDPGVDWRRTTIIRNVFDPSITVFRPTVGTRTGASVVVLPGGGFGGLAWDAEGTEVGQFLAERGITAFVLKYRVQRPRLRGMLPFLVGRMKAGVEPAIAAAAADATQAMRLVRARAREFEIDPGAVGMIGFSAGAITMLRVLADADPATRPDFAVCVYGFLWDGDVRPDDVPLLVAAAEPDTAVADARRIDALWTAAGVPHDLHIFASGDHGFGLGRPGTDSARFTSVLEEWLVARGYARRPR; encoded by the coding sequence ATGATCGAGGATGATCCGGCCGCGGAGTCGATTCCGGTGTGGAACTCCCACCCCGGCGGCGACTACGGGGTCCGCGCGGCCGAGACGCGGACGACGGACCCCGGAGTCGACTGGCGTCGCACGACGATCATCCGGAATGTCTTCGACCCCTCGATCACGGTGTTCCGGCCGACCGTCGGGACGCGGACCGGCGCTTCGGTCGTCGTCCTGCCCGGTGGCGGCTTCGGCGGCCTGGCATGGGATGCCGAGGGGACGGAGGTGGGCCAGTTCCTGGCGGAACGGGGGATCACCGCGTTCGTCCTCAAGTACCGCGTGCAGCGGCCCAGGCTGCGCGGGATGCTGCCGTTCCTCGTCGGCCGGATGAAGGCCGGCGTCGAACCGGCCATAGCCGCAGCAGCCGCCGATGCGACGCAGGCTATGCGACTGGTGCGTGCCCGGGCGCGCGAGTTCGAGATCGACCCGGGGGCCGTGGGGATGATCGGGTTCTCGGCGGGCGCGATCACGATGCTCCGTGTCCTCGCGGATGCGGACCCGGCCACGCGCCCGGACTTCGCCGTCTGCGTGTACGGATTCCTCTGGGACGGCGATGTGCGACCGGATGACGTCCCGCTCCTGGTAGCCGCAGCCGAGCCGGACACCGCCGTCGCCGATGCGAGACGGATCGACGCGCTGTGGACGGCGGCCGGCGTGCCGCACGATCTGCACATCTTCGCGTCCGGCGATCACGGGTTCGGACTGGGACGTCCCGGTACCGACTCCGCCCGATTCACGTCAGTGCTCGAGGAGTGGCTTGTCGCCCGGGGGTACGCGCGCCGCCCGCGCTGA
- a CDS encoding alpha/beta hydrolase, with translation MTTTQFEAVLAALEAAPPQDHSDGYDTARLIELDGALADVEVRDAAIPTPAGDITVRIYRPTSTPSSGAIVWAHGGAWVGGSIDMPEGHWVGLSLAARGLTVYSVDYHLSLRGITFPVPSDDLLAAYDWARGDLLTTGTDDIDLHLGGASAGGNLAAGVAKRLARRDTPPASLVLAYPSLHAEFPEPSTELAAALARVDFPDTLPGLLAFTMAHFAGEAGIHDEIAVPGNGAVPAGHPRTLILNADADPLRASGELYGSLLRDADVQVEMEYLPGSLHGFLNEPESDLGRAGIDRVADWLLR, from the coding sequence GTGACGACCACACAGTTCGAGGCCGTCCTCGCCGCACTCGAGGCCGCCCCACCGCAGGATCACTCGGACGGTTACGACACCGCGCGACTGATCGAGCTCGACGGGGCACTCGCGGATGTCGAGGTGCGGGATGCCGCCATTCCGACACCCGCAGGCGACATCACGGTTCGGATCTACCGTCCGACGTCGACGCCGTCGTCGGGAGCAATCGTCTGGGCTCACGGCGGCGCGTGGGTGGGCGGAAGCATCGACATGCCCGAAGGGCATTGGGTCGGTCTGAGCCTGGCGGCGCGTGGACTGACGGTGTACTCCGTCGACTATCACCTCTCGCTGCGAGGGATCACGTTCCCGGTACCCTCCGACGACCTGCTCGCGGCTTACGACTGGGCACGCGGTGATCTGCTGACGACCGGGACCGACGACATCGACCTCCATCTCGGTGGTGCCAGCGCGGGCGGCAATCTCGCCGCCGGCGTGGCGAAGCGACTCGCGCGACGCGACACCCCGCCCGCCTCGCTCGTTCTCGCCTATCCGTCACTCCACGCGGAGTTTCCCGAACCGTCGACCGAGCTCGCGGCCGCGCTCGCACGCGTCGACTTCCCCGACACGCTTCCCGGTCTGCTCGCCTTTACCATGGCCCACTTCGCCGGCGAAGCCGGGATTCACGATGAGATCGCCGTTCCCGGCAACGGCGCCGTCCCGGCGGGTCACCCGCGGACCCTCATCCTGAACGCTGACGCCGACCCGCTCCGCGCATCCGGGGAGCTCTACGGGAGCCTTCTGCGCGACGCGGACGTCCAGGTCGAGATGGAATACCTTCCGGGCTCTCTGCACGGCTTCCTGAACGAGCCCGAGTCCGATCTCGGGCGCGCGGGCATCGACCGGGTCGCCGACTGGCTGCTCCGCTGA
- a CDS encoding MFS transporter, with translation MPERNDAPIAVDDRGVMIGSSEAEAALVGGLADEPRLAAPKRNVVAVLLIALGVGFGTLMPALVALPIVIARVSPESKDVVLGAVLGVQAFLGMALAPFFGALSDRTTSRFGMRRPGIAIGGASIVVGLLILGLATTVPMIFLGTFFMAIGSSISGASSFAVVPDSFPDRTRGRILGFKALTGTLAGLTASIIGPMLLDNQLMLFGVGAGVLAVCYLIAVPLLKDRYLDPADVPRQPRLATAFAGYKFNPRSAPDFSWVFVSRFVFTLGIAFSTSFAVYFLTDQLRVSEAELPPLIALNSIISLAGTAVGTLIGAFLADKVPSRKMMVMVCSLLMGAGALTAAFSTSVPVFFIGTTMITISIGLFIPTDGSLVMSVLPGGNKHAAKFMAIIGIADQLPRSVGAAIAPAVIAIGALTALGGYPVLYIAGGIAAIVGGLVVRMVRGVR, from the coding sequence GTGCCAGAGCGTAACGACGCGCCGATCGCTGTAGATGATCGTGGCGTGATGATAGGCAGCAGCGAAGCGGAGGCCGCTCTCGTCGGCGGGCTCGCAGACGAACCTCGGCTGGCTGCGCCGAAGCGCAATGTGGTCGCGGTGCTGCTGATCGCGCTGGGCGTCGGGTTCGGCACGCTGATGCCCGCCCTCGTAGCCCTGCCCATCGTGATCGCACGCGTGTCGCCCGAGTCGAAGGATGTCGTCCTGGGCGCCGTGCTCGGTGTGCAGGCGTTCCTGGGCATGGCACTCGCGCCGTTCTTCGGCGCGCTGAGCGACCGGACCACGTCCCGCTTCGGCATGCGTCGTCCCGGGATCGCGATCGGCGGCGCGAGCATCGTCGTCGGTCTGCTGATCCTCGGGCTCGCCACCACTGTGCCCATGATCTTCCTCGGCACATTCTTCATGGCGATCGGGTCGTCGATCTCGGGAGCCTCGTCGTTCGCGGTGGTTCCCGACTCGTTTCCGGACCGCACCCGCGGTCGGATCCTCGGCTTCAAGGCCCTCACCGGGACGCTGGCAGGTCTCACCGCGTCGATCATCGGGCCCATGCTCCTCGACAACCAGCTCATGCTGTTCGGTGTAGGCGCGGGAGTTCTCGCCGTCTGCTATCTGATCGCCGTACCGCTGCTCAAGGACCGCTACCTCGACCCGGCAGACGTGCCGAGGCAACCTCGGCTGGCGACGGCGTTCGCCGGCTACAAGTTCAACCCGCGGTCGGCTCCCGACTTCTCCTGGGTCTTCGTCAGCAGGTTCGTCTTCACCCTGGGCATCGCCTTCAGCACCAGCTTCGCCGTCTACTTCCTGACCGACCAGCTTCGAGTCAGCGAGGCCGAGCTGCCTCCGCTCATCGCTCTCAATTCCATCATCAGCCTCGCCGGAACGGCGGTCGGCACCCTCATCGGTGCATTCCTCGCGGACAAGGTTCCGAGTCGGAAGATGATGGTCATGGTGTGCTCGCTCCTGATGGGCGCAGGAGCCCTGACGGCGGCGTTCTCGACGTCGGTCCCGGTGTTCTTCATCGGCACCACCATGATCACGATCTCGATCGGGCTCTTCATCCCCACCGACGGCTCGCTGGTCATGTCGGTTCTGCCTGGAGGGAACAAGCACGCGGCGAAGTTCATGGCGATCATCGGCATCGCCGACCAGCTTCCGCGCTCCGTCGGCGCTGCGATCGCTCCGGCTGTCATCGCGATCGGGGCGCTCACCGCGCTCGGCGGCTATCCCGTCCTCTACATCGCCGGCGGTATCGCAGCGATCGTCGGTGGACTGGTCGTCCGAATGGTGCGGGGCGTGCGATGA
- a CDS encoding alpha/beta hydrolase, giving the protein MTHEQTRTADLPADPYWMRLMAALVEYQRPGHPSGVFPDQALRRQLEEPVEGEIDYAPPAMPTRDVRLGEGSESFTVRVYTPDAGESPRPLFVWVHGGGWAFGDLDSAEADATSREVAARAGAIVVSVDYRLAREGLHYPAPLDDVVAAYRWAVAQADEWGADRSRITLGGASAGGNLVAGAVLRLIEDGEQVPNSLVLAYSALHAVLPAASDELQSCLDRISVTAGFGAEIYTPIVENYLGGVAQSAPSQAMAGVADDLSGFPPTYVFNCEFDGLRASGEVFAARLREAGVDVVLETVPGVLHGHLSRPGLPQSLQSFDDLAAWVGAQR; this is encoded by the coding sequence ATGACGCACGAGCAGACGCGTACGGCCGACCTTCCAGCCGATCCGTACTGGATGCGCCTGATGGCGGCGTTGGTGGAGTATCAGCGCCCCGGACACCCGAGTGGCGTCTTCCCTGATCAGGCGCTGCGCCGTCAGCTCGAGGAGCCGGTGGAGGGCGAGATCGACTATGCGCCGCCGGCGATGCCCACTCGCGATGTGCGGCTGGGCGAGGGGAGCGAATCCTTCACCGTCCGCGTGTACACACCCGACGCGGGGGAGTCGCCCCGGCCGCTCTTCGTGTGGGTTCATGGCGGAGGCTGGGCCTTCGGCGACCTCGACAGTGCGGAAGCCGATGCGACCTCGCGCGAGGTCGCCGCACGCGCCGGCGCGATCGTCGTCTCGGTCGACTACCGACTCGCGAGGGAGGGTCTTCATTACCCCGCCCCGCTCGACGACGTCGTCGCGGCGTATCGCTGGGCCGTCGCGCAGGCGGATGAGTGGGGCGCTGACCGCTCGCGGATCACGCTCGGCGGCGCCAGTGCCGGCGGCAACCTCGTCGCCGGCGCCGTCCTCCGTCTGATCGAGGACGGCGAGCAGGTGCCCAACAGTCTGGTGTTGGCCTACTCCGCACTGCACGCAGTGCTCCCTGCCGCGTCGGACGAGCTTCAGAGTTGCCTCGACCGCATCAGCGTCACGGCCGGCTTCGGGGCGGAGATCTACACGCCGATCGTCGAGAACTACCTCGGCGGCGTCGCCCAGTCTGCGCCCAGCCAGGCGATGGCCGGCGTGGCCGACGATCTGTCCGGATTCCCGCCCACGTACGTCTTCAACTGCGAGTTCGACGGTCTGCGGGCTTCCGGCGAGGTGTTCGCCGCGCGACTTCGCGAGGCCGGAGTGGACGTCGTTCTCGAGACGGTTCCCGGCGTGCTCCACGGTCACCTGTCGCGCCCTGGTCTTCCGCAGTCGCTGCAGTCGTTCGATGACCTGGCCGCGTGGGTGGGAGCGCAGCGATGA
- a CDS encoding acetyl-CoA C-acyltransferase → MPTPVIVSAARTPIAKAYRGAYNNTSPQQLAGHVIAAAVERAGIDPAEVDDVILGAALQQGATGGNIARQSALRAGLPVTVAGMSVDRQCASGLMSIAVAAAQIAHGDLGIAVAGGVESVSLVQNEHMNTYRAADPWLKANVPGIYFPMLNTAEIVAERYGVSREMQDAYALTSQQRTAAAQHAGVFADEIVPLTSLQAVVDRESGEVSYRDVHLDHDEGNRPSTTSDDLAALRPVLADGTASTVATVTAGNASQLSDGAAATVLMTEDEASRRGLAPLGVFRGVAVAGVAPDEMGIGPVPAVTALLRREGLTVDDIDLWELNEAFASQVVYCRDALGLDPDKLNVNGGAISIGHPYGMSGARMVGHVLREGRRRGARLAVVTMCIGGGQGAAGLFEIA, encoded by the coding sequence ATGCCCACCCCCGTCATCGTCAGTGCCGCCCGCACTCCGATCGCGAAGGCGTACCGCGGCGCGTACAACAACACCTCGCCGCAGCAGTTGGCAGGTCACGTCATCGCCGCGGCGGTGGAACGGGCCGGCATCGATCCCGCTGAGGTCGACGACGTGATCCTCGGTGCGGCGCTCCAGCAGGGCGCCACCGGCGGCAACATCGCACGTCAGAGTGCTCTGCGTGCCGGACTCCCGGTCACGGTCGCCGGCATGTCGGTCGACCGCCAATGCGCCTCGGGCCTGATGTCGATCGCCGTCGCGGCAGCCCAGATCGCTCACGGCGATCTGGGCATCGCCGTGGCCGGCGGCGTCGAGTCCGTGTCGCTCGTGCAGAACGAGCACATGAACACCTACCGCGCAGCCGATCCGTGGCTGAAGGCGAACGTTCCTGGAATCTACTTCCCGATGCTCAACACGGCCGAGATCGTCGCCGAGCGATACGGCGTCTCGCGAGAGATGCAGGATGCCTACGCGCTGACCTCGCAGCAGCGCACCGCCGCCGCCCAGCACGCCGGCGTCTTCGCTGATGAGATCGTGCCGCTCACCTCGCTGCAAGCGGTCGTCGATCGGGAGAGCGGCGAGGTCTCGTACCGTGACGTGCATCTCGATCACGACGAGGGAAATCGCCCCTCCACGACCTCGGACGACCTCGCCGCGCTGCGCCCGGTGCTCGCCGACGGCACCGCATCGACGGTCGCGACCGTGACCGCCGGCAACGCCAGCCAGCTATCCGACGGTGCGGCGGCGACCGTCCTCATGACTGAAGACGAAGCATCCCGTCGCGGTCTCGCACCGCTGGGCGTCTTCCGGGGTGTCGCCGTCGCCGGAGTGGCCCCGGACGAGATGGGCATCGGGCCGGTGCCGGCCGTCACCGCGTTGCTACGGCGGGAGGGGCTGACGGTCGACGACATCGACCTGTGGGAGCTCAACGAGGCGTTCGCCTCGCAGGTCGTGTACTGTCGCGACGCCCTGGGCCTCGATCCCGACAAGCTCAACGTCAACGGCGGCGCGATCTCCATCGGCCACCCGTACGGCATGTCGGGCGCGCGCATGGTGGGCCATGTGCTGCGAGAGGGACGTCGACGCGGCGCACGGCTCGCGGTCGTCACGATGTGCATCGGCGGCGGCCAGGGAGCGGCAGGTCTGTTCGAGATCGCCTGA
- a CDS encoding AMP-binding protein, with protein MTTLNDRAIQGDGFATLNVATILAESAARYPSAPAVHFAGHTITYSSLWEQTRAYAGALKARGIGTGDRVALMAPNVPDFMRVYYAALALGAIVVPVHPLFKKNEIAFVLSDAQADLFVAAAPFLAEALPAAAAAKVPTVSVLVPDEMVAASGVPRLEEEAAAAAPIADIARTNPLDAATILYTSGTTGTPKGAVSSHFSIVEQVHTSLIDSLDMQRDDVVFGGLPLFHTFGQTAVMNTVFRRGASIALMPRFEADAALQLLVDQGVTIFAAVPTMFIDLIQAGARSDAQPALRYGISGGAALPRVILEKFAARFGAQVHEGYGLTETTPIVSFNTVHDDIRPGTVGTPLWGVDVAIAQADIDDSIQLTTDPEQIGEIVVRGHNVFKGYIGREDATDAAVVDGWFRTGDLGTITDRVVTIVDRKKDLIVRNGYNVYPTEVEQAVAAHPQLVAVSVFGLPDERRGEEVNAAVVVKSGEEVTAEDVIAFARERLAEYKYPRVVHIVDELPLGASGKVLRRALVERFGTPVEAGATV; from the coding sequence ATGACAACACTCAACGACCGCGCAATCCAGGGGGACGGCTTCGCCACCCTCAACGTGGCGACGATCCTCGCCGAGAGCGCTGCGCGCTATCCGTCCGCGCCGGCGGTGCACTTCGCCGGGCACACGATCACGTACAGCTCGCTGTGGGAACAGACCCGCGCGTACGCCGGCGCGCTGAAGGCCCGCGGCATCGGCACGGGCGACCGCGTGGCTCTCATGGCGCCGAACGTGCCCGACTTCATGCGCGTCTACTACGCAGCGCTCGCACTCGGCGCGATCGTGGTGCCGGTGCATCCTCTGTTCAAGAAGAACGAGATCGCGTTCGTGCTCTCCGACGCGCAGGCCGACCTCTTCGTCGCCGCGGCGCCGTTCCTCGCCGAGGCGCTCCCCGCCGCCGCTGCCGCCAAGGTGCCCACCGTGTCGGTGCTCGTCCCCGATGAGATGGTCGCCGCTTCGGGCGTGCCGCGTCTCGAGGAGGAAGCGGCCGCAGCCGCGCCGATCGCCGACATCGCGCGCACCAACCCGCTGGATGCGGCGACGATCCTCTACACGAGCGGCACCACCGGCACCCCCAAGGGTGCGGTGAGCTCGCACTTCTCGATCGTCGAGCAGGTGCACACCTCGCTCATCGACTCTCTCGACATGCAGCGCGACGACGTCGTCTTCGGCGGACTGCCCCTGTTCCACACGTTCGGCCAGACCGCGGTGATGAACACGGTGTTCCGGCGCGGCGCATCAATCGCGCTCATGCCCCGATTCGAGGCGGATGCCGCCCTGCAGCTGCTCGTGGACCAGGGTGTCACGATCTTCGCCGCTGTGCCCACGATGTTCATCGATCTGATCCAGGCCGGGGCGCGGTCCGACGCGCAGCCCGCGCTGCGCTACGGCATCTCGGGTGGCGCCGCGCTCCCCCGCGTGATCCTCGAGAAGTTCGCCGCCCGCTTCGGCGCGCAGGTGCACGAAGGCTACGGTCTGACCGAAACCACACCGATCGTGTCGTTCAACACCGTCCACGACGACATCCGGCCGGGCACCGTGGGCACGCCGCTGTGGGGCGTCGACGTCGCGATCGCCCAGGCCGACATCGACGATTCCATCCAGCTGACGACCGACCCCGAGCAGATCGGCGAGATCGTCGTGCGCGGCCACAATGTCTTCAAGGGCTACATCGGCCGCGAAGACGCGACCGACGCCGCCGTCGTCGACGGCTGGTTCCGCACCGGCGATCTCGGCACGATCACCGACCGCGTGGTCACGATCGTCGACCGCAAGAAGGACCTCATCGTGCGCAACGGGTACAACGTCTACCCGACGGAGGTCGAGCAGGCTGTCGCGGCGCATCCCCAGCTCGTGGCCGTCTCGGTGTTCGGTCTGCCCGACGAGCGGCGGGGTGAAGAGGTCAACGCCGCCGTCGTGGTCAAGAGCGGCGAAGAGGTCACTGCGGAGGACGTCATCGCCTTCGCGCGGGAGCGCCTGGCAGAGTACAAGTACCCGCGTGTGGTGCACATCGTCGATGAGCTCCCGCTCGGCGCGAGCGGCAAGGTGCTCCGGCGCGCCCTGGTGGAGCGCTTCGGCACGCCCGTCGAAGCAGGCGCCACCGTCTGA
- a CDS encoding MaoC family dehydratase, which produces MTVSQERIDAFAEVTEDHQWIHVDVERASTGPFGTTIAHGLLTLSLVPGLIRDLIDVQNADAVVNYGVDGVRFLAPVPSGARIRARTELVEAVETDRGVRARLKNTVEIDGSERPALVAETIHLFVSTP; this is translated from the coding sequence GTGACCGTTTCGCAAGAGCGCATCGACGCCTTCGCCGAGGTGACCGAGGATCACCAGTGGATCCACGTCGACGTCGAGCGGGCATCCACCGGCCCGTTCGGAACCACCATCGCGCACGGACTGCTGACGCTGTCACTCGTTCCGGGCCTGATCCGCGATCTCATCGACGTTCAGAACGCGGATGCTGTCGTCAACTACGGCGTCGACGGCGTCCGCTTCCTCGCGCCGGTGCCGAGCGGCGCCCGCATACGCGCTCGCACCGAGCTCGTCGAGGCCGTCGAGACGGACCGCGGCGTGCGGGCGCGCCTCAAGAACACCGTCGAGATCGACGGCAGCGAGCGCCCGGCGCTCGTTGCCGAGACCATCCACCTGTTCGTCTCTACCCCTTGA
- the fabG gene encoding 3-oxoacyl-ACP reductase FabG → MTTAIVTGAARGIGAATALRLAADGHAVAVIDLDESAALATAETIAAAGGRAIAIAADVADAASVDGAVDRIVAELGAPGILVNNAGVLRDNMLFKMTESDWDTVMNVHLRGAFLMTKATQSHMVEAGWGRIVNLSSTSALGNRGQANYAAAKAGVQGFTKTLAIELGRYGITANAIAPGFIQTDMTRATAERLKVSFEQLVEAQISQIPVARAGVPDDIAAAVSFFCREEAGFISGQVLYVAGGPKA, encoded by the coding sequence ATGACCACTGCCATCGTCACCGGAGCCGCCCGCGGCATCGGCGCCGCCACCGCCCTCCGCCTCGCCGCAGACGGTCACGCCGTCGCTGTGATCGACCTCGATGAGTCGGCCGCTCTCGCGACAGCGGAGACGATCGCCGCAGCCGGCGGCCGCGCGATCGCCATCGCCGCCGATGTCGCCGACGCCGCGTCGGTCGACGGTGCGGTCGACCGGATCGTCGCCGAGCTCGGTGCCCCCGGCATCCTCGTGAACAACGCCGGGGTGTTGCGCGACAACATGCTGTTCAAGATGACGGAGTCCGACTGGGACACCGTGATGAACGTGCATCTGCGCGGCGCCTTCCTGATGACCAAGGCGACGCAGTCGCACATGGTGGAGGCCGGCTGGGGCCGGATCGTGAACCTGTCGAGCACGTCGGCGCTCGGCAACCGCGGACAGGCGAACTACGCCGCGGCGAAGGCCGGTGTCCAGGGGTTCACCAAGACCCTCGCGATCGAGCTCGGCCGATACGGCATCACCGCCAATGCGATCGCCCCCGGCTTCATTCAGACCGACATGACGCGGGCGACCGCAGAGCGGCTGAAGGTGAGTTTCGAGCAGCTCGTCGAGGCGCAGATCTCGCAGATCCCGGTGGCCCGGGCCGGCGTGCCGGACGACATCGCCGCCGCAGTATCGTTCTTCTGCCGCGAAGAGGCAGGATTCATCTCCGGTCAGGTGCTGTACGTCGCGGGCGGTCCGAAGGCATGA